Genomic segment of Calderihabitans maritimus:
CCATAATTTGTTCGCGTAGGAGGAAATAAGAAACGACGGTAGTAAAGACTAAGGTTACCAATGATATTATTAGTACTTTTCGTAGTTCCTCCAGGTGCTCTCTCAGCGACATTACTTTTTCTTCCACTGGCTATCCCTCCTGGCTGGACCCAACCCGCAGTACATGGTAGCCATTGCTGTTACTTTTCCCCCGCCTTCTCTTTGTCCTCTAATTCTTCCGAGATTTTTTCGGTTACTTCACGAGAAGCCTTCCTAAATTCTCTCAAACTTTTTCCTATGGCCCTACCTACCTCCGGGAGCTTGCCTGGGCCGAAAATTATCAACGCTAAGATCAAAATTAATATAAGTTCCCAAGGTCCGGGAGTGGAAATGATTCCAAACATTATTGCTGCCTCCTTCAACTGGAATAGTCTCACTAGCTATTTTTATTCTAACATATCAGGGTAACCTTTCATAGATTTACCCAACTACAAATTTTGTGAGCGCCAAGCTTTTTTTTTAAAAATTGTTTTCCTTTTAAGTCTTGTCTCCTTTTTCTAGCTCTTCCAGAACCAAACTGACAATTCGGGGAAGTTGTCTTTTCAGTTCTGGAGACAATTTCAGGCTATAGCAGATAGTCTTTGGTTCTACCCCGATGATGGTAACCACAGTTTTCTTTTCGGTATATTCCAACCAACTCAAGATTTCCTTTAAGCCGACTTGGTGGAGGGAATAGGTTTCTTCCTCCTGAAACCGGAGGTTTCCGGGAACCAGGCGATAAATAGTTCCAGGCCGGCATCCTGCTTTCATGGCATCGATAATAATAGTTTTTTGAGCCGACTCCAGGTAGGTCAGCAGTTCGAATCCGG
This window contains:
- the tatA gene encoding twin-arginine translocase TatA/TatE family subunit — protein: MFGIISTPGPWELILILILALIIFGPGKLPEVGRAIGKSLREFRKASREVTEKISEELEDKEKAGEK
- a CDS encoding hydrogenase maturation protease; the encoded protein is MEKKLVLGLGNLLLGDDGVGIHVIRELQKRPLPSNVQLADGGTSGFELLTYLESAQKTIIIDAMKAGCRPGTIYRLVPGNLRFQEEETYSLHQVGLKEILSWLEYTEKKTVVTIIGVEPKTICYSLKLSPELKRQLPRIVSLVLEELEKGDKT